The window ATTATCATTGCGACGGGCTATCCTACCACGTGCTTGCGTCTTTGCTAATTCTAATTTATCTTCAGCAAATACTGGCTCTTGCAATACTTCAGCAAACAACCCCAACACTGTTTCTACATCTTCACTGAGGGAGTCGAAACTAGCATTAGCTACAACTTCATTCATACTAGTTTCCACTGAAGCTGCTCGTTGTTCCAACATTTGGTTGAGTTCGTCGGCACTATGCTTTGCAGTTCCTCCAGTGCGCATCACAGTGCCTGTTAACTGTGCCAAACCAACTTTATCTGAACTTTCTAGACGCTCGCCTGTACGAATTAGTGCTGTACCTTTGATCAGTGGTAACTCACGATCCTCCATCAAATAAACCACCATACCATTTTTGAGCACATATCGCTCATACTTTGGCAACTTCACCTCAGGCAGTGGAGCAAACTCCAACTCTGTATAATGCTTTGCCGCCGTTGCCGCCCAAGAAAAATTAAAAGTCAAAAGTACAAAGGCAAAAGCAGTAATCAATACATATACAAATCTTTTCCCATCTGGGATTTTGAACTTCAAATTCTGGATATTCATCTGCCTTTTGCCAGTTCCTTTATACCTGTTCATATTTGTATTCCTTGGCATACCCTGATTTCTATTGCGACAACAGCTTGCCAATTGTACGGTTTTGGGGCGTAAACGTCGCCTTTGCTATTCGCTGAACATCAGCAGCCGTGACAGCCTCTAATTCATTCAACTGTTTGAACAAATTTCGCCAAGAGCCTGTTTTTACTTCATACTCCAATAACTGCTGTGCCATGCCCATATTAGAATCAAGCGATCGCAATAATTCTGCCCTAGCTTGTGTTTTGACTCGATCTAACTCACTCGCCGACACAGGCTCAGTTCTCAAAGAATCAATTTCTTTGCGCAAAGCCACTGCTACTTCATCAACTGTGTGACCGGGAGCCGTGAGAGCATAAAATAACATCAGATTTGGATACTTATCCCCTGGAAACCCACTAAAGCCCTGTGCTGAAAGTGCTAGTCGCTGTTGTTCTACTAAAGATTTATATAACCGTGATGTTCTTCCGTCACTGAGCAATCTACCGATAATGTCATAAACTGCATTATCTGGATGGGTAATTGCTGGGCGGTGATAGCCTTCCAAATACCAAGGTTGAGACTTTAACTTTAAAGTTACTTCTCGCGTTTGTGTTTGCTTCGGTTCTGCTGGGATCTGCTCATCAGCTTTTGGTTTAGCTTTGTAGCGCCCAAAGTAAATTTGTGCGAGTTTTTTGACTTCGGCAGGGTTGACATCTCCGACAACAGCGATAGTTAAATTGCTCGGTACATAGTGCGTATCGAAAAACTGTTGTACATCTTCTGTTGTCAAATTGCGGATATCTTCGTCGTAACCAATCACCGGGCGTCTATAAGGATGAACGGTGAATGCCGCATCATTAAACTTTTCAATCATCATGCCAATGGGTGAGTTTTCTACCCGCAGGCGTCGTTCCTCCAAAATCACATCTTTTTCTTTATAAAACTCCCGAAATACAGGTTCTAAAAATCGCTCCGACTCCAGTGACATCCACAATTCCAACTTATTAGCAGGAAAGCTATAAAAATAGCGAGTAGCTTCACTAGAAGTATTGGCATTTAAGCCTACGCCTCCTGCCTGTTCTACAATCCGCCCCAAATCATTTTGCCTGACTAGCTTGGCAGCTTGCGCTTCCACTTTCTCAAATTCAGCCGTTAATTTGGCAACCTCATCTTTATTACCAGCAGCTTTTGCGCTTTTAATTTGGGCAGCCAACTGATCTAACCTATCTAGTAGTGGCTTTTCTGCTTTGTAGTCTATTGTACCAATCCGTGTTGTTCCTTTAAAAGCTAAATGTTCTAGAAAGTGTGCTACCCCGGTTTTACCATTTGGCTCGTCTACACCACCTACATCAGCATAGGTAAGAAAAGAAACAACTGGAGCTTGATGGTGTTCTAAAACAAGAAACTTCATCCCATTATCGAGGCGAAATTCCGTTAACTGCTTAATCACCCGATCTAAATAGGGTTGAATTGAACTTTGAGTAGCTGGTGGAGTTTGACTTCTAGCCCAAGCAACTTCTGGTATCAATCCCCAGCTCAAAGTTAGTACTAAAAGCAACACGACGATGAGCCGAGTAGCTGTTTTTTTGACTTTCACTGGGTATATGCAATCAAGCTGGTTCATAAGCGAAAATGAAAGTAAAGTTTCATGACCCAAGTATCGAGTAGGGCGTTAATCTTGTATTAAGCTTTCTGTGCTTTTTGTACTTGTCGTAAGACAATAATGCTACGAGTCCTGTTCCGGATATCTCACTATAACTGTTATGCGTGTCTTTAACTCTCCTCCGCCATCCGAGGCACAAACGCGTAGTCGTATTTTACAAGCGGCACGACGCTTATTTGCCTCCCAAGGATTTGATGGTACCACCACCCGCGACTTAGCACAGGCAGCAGGCGTTGCGGAGGGGACGCTATTTCGTCATTTTCCCAATAAAAAGGCGATTTTAGTTGAGGTAGCAACTCAAGGATGGGTGGAGATTCTTACTGATTTACTGACAGAACTGAGTGAAATGGGCAGCTATAAAGCTGTAGCTCAGGTAATGCGCCGCCGGATGTGGAATATGCAAAAAAATGCCGATCTGATGCGAGTGTGTTTTATGGAAGCACAGTTTCATCCAGATTTACGCGATCGCATTCAGTCGGAAGTAATTGCCAAAATGACAGATGTTGCCGAAGCCTTCTTTCAAACTGCGATGGATAAAGGTGTTTATCGCAAAATGGATGCAAATTTGGTGGCAAAGGTATTCTTGGGAATGTTTGCAGTAGCAGGCTTCTCCCACAACACATTAATGGAACCAGATGCCTCTCCCCAAACAATGCAGCAAATGGCAGAAGGACTTGCTGATATTTTCCTCAACGGCGTATTGGTTAGGGACTAGGGATTAGGAAGAGAGACGCGGAGAGAGTGAGACGCGGCGACGCGGAGAAAGAACAAGGAGACAAGGACAGAGAACCTGATTCACAATTTTCCCCGTGTCACCGTGTCACCGTGTCACCGCGTCCCCGTGTCCCCTTGTCTTCTTCCTAGCCTCTAATTATCTTTGCCTGCTGGCTCCACTGCTGTACTTGCTCAACAGTAGGACATAAATCTCGTCGCCGTATTGTCGCTACTTGCAAGCGCAAAATTTGTTGATGCAATCTGTGGGTAGGAATAGTCCCAGTTGGGCGACAGAACCCACTCCAGCATGAAGCAATAATCCGCAATATTGGGTACCAACGCTAGGAATTCGTGCCAAATCAGCTAAAGCTACCCATTTATTGACATACTGTAGATGGACTTGTAACTTATTTGCTAGCTCCAGCCGAGACTATGGAGTCTTGCCTTGTTTAACTAGCACTTTTGTGGTTGTAATGCCGCAATTTTTGAGTTGAGATGTTTCTTGTGGAGATAATCCTGGCAATTGTTCAATCGGCCAGTCACATGATTGTAATACGCTGACTGGCGGTTTAGGTTTAGGAGGCATTTCTGGAACTAAAAAATAGGCTTATTTAAATATTGTGACAAATACGCTAAGAAGACTGGACAGCAAAAAATCATAGTGGCTCCTTTTAGGTGCAGCGATCGCTATGCGGACACGATCGCAACTCACCAACTCACCAATTTTACCCAGCCAAGTTCTAACTCTGGTTCACCGCTTCTAAAAATTTCGTGATGTGGGGAAGCACCAAATCGCTTTTCGCCATCGCCGCAAAATGATCGCATTCAGGGAAAGAAACGAATGTTACGTTAGGCATATGTTTGGCACATTCCTGAATCTCGGCATACCTGAAGTCAGTTTCACCTGTAAACAACAAACACGGCATTGTCATGGTTGGCAAAACATCTTCTATAGAGTCTCTATCCTGGGCAAGCGCCATCAAAGCCTCTATATCATTGGATATCAACCGCGTCTTACCAGCAGGAGTCAGCCACTGTCCGAACATCGCCTCAGCAAAACTAACTAAACCCTCCATCCCTTTGCTCATTGGCTCTCGGAAAGGCTGCATACTTTCTTCATAGGGATGAGCACCACCGATAATGAGGCTGTGCAACCGTTCTGGAGCATATTTAGCCATGCCAAACCCTATCCATCCACCCATCGAGTAACCAAAAAAGTGGGCTTGACGAATATTGAGATCGTCTAAAACCGCAGTCACATCCCCAACTCTCAACGGCAATGCATAAGCTGCGGGATCGTCAGGCTTATCGCTAGCACCATGCCCACGAGCGTCAAGCAAGATGAGTTGATAGTCGCGGCTTAGGGCTTTAGTGTAGCTCTTTTCTTGCCAATCCTCCCAGGTTTGAGTTATACCGTGATGGAGGGTTAGCGGTGGGCCGTCTCCCTGCACTTGGTAGTGAATACGGATTCCTTGGTTGTTGGCATAGGGCATAATCATCACCTCCTCTGTTCCTCAATTCTGCTCCCTCCTGCTTTAGTGTCTATCGATCACATCAATAAATGTCTGCTGCTGTGATGGATCAACTTCAAATTTGACCAGTAGGGATTTAGGCTGTGGCTGGCTTGATATTTTGATTGACGCGGAACAAATTAGTCGGATCGTACTTGTTCTTAATCGCAACTAAACGCTCGTAGTTGTCACGGTAAGTTGCCTGAACGCGCTCTTGTCCTTCCTCCATCATGAAATTTACGTATGCCCCGCCACAGGTATAGGGATGCAGCGCACTCCAATACTCTTTTGCCCAGTTAGTAATCTTTTCAGCATTAACCGGCTCAGGATCTATACCAGCCATCACCATCGACCATTTTGCCTCACGGAAGCTGAAAGCCGTGTCATTTTTACCGACTCGGTTGGCTGCACCATCAATCGGATATAGATGCATGGTTGAAAGCAAAGTTGGGATTTGCGAACCATATTGAACGTGCAGGGTGATCGCTTCATCACTCAACTGATTCACAAAATCACCCTTCCAATACCACTGCATCCCTGTTGGCATTAGTGGATCGAACATACTTTGCAATTCTGGATAAGACATTGGGCCAATATGTTCAAATGCCGGAGTAGCAAAATTGCGGATCGGTTGGAACGCTTCCTCTACTTTTTCTTCCGCTCCGGTGTAACACCAAATCATGCCGCACATTGTCTTGGTGTGCAGGTGTTCGGGAAATGGTGGCCCAGGTGGCACTTTCAGGAAAGCAAAAAAACCATACAGATCTTCCGGTGCGTTGGTGATAAAATCCCGATACCATTGCATCAACTCGGTTGCCCGATCTAAATGCCATAGCGTCGGCCCAGCATACACCCTACTGACGGGATGTGCCTGAAATAAAAACGAGGAGACGACACCAAAGTTACCTCCACCGCCACGGATTGCCCAAAATAGATCCTCGTTTTCTTCTCCACTGGCAGTAACAAAACGCCCGTCTGCCAGCACTACATCTGCTTCGAGCAAATTATCAATAGTTAAACCATACTTGCGAGTCAAATAACCGTGTCCACCACCCAGAGTTAGCCCAGCAACGCCAGTACTAGAGATGATCCCACTGGGTACAGCCAATCCGAATGCATGGGTTGTACGATCTACATCTCCCCAAGTGCAGCCGCCTTCAACCCTGACTGTACGGTTTCTGGGGTCAATGCGAATGCCCTTCATGCGCGAGAGATCGATGACCAAGCCATGATCGCAAGTTCCCAAACCTGCACCATTATGTCCGCCACCTCGAACTGCAAGCAGGAGTTTGTTTTCGCGGGCAAAATTGAC is drawn from Chlorogloeopsis sp. ULAP01 and contains these coding sequences:
- a CDS encoding FAD-binding oxidoreductase; protein product: MVSLHIATTTGEETILEEARVTALKSRLRGELLCSDDEGYENARKVYNGMIDRHPCLIARCANVADVINAVNFARENKLLLAVRGGGHNGAGLGTCDHGLVIDLSRMKGIRIDPRNRTVRVEGGCTWGDVDRTTHAFGLAVPSGIISSTGVAGLTLGGGHGYLTRKYGLTIDNLLEADVVLADGRFVTASGEENEDLFWAIRGGGGNFGVVSSFLFQAHPVSRVYAGPTLWHLDRATELMQWYRDFITNAPEDLYGFFAFLKVPPGPPFPEHLHTKTMCGMIWCYTGAEEKVEEAFQPIRNFATPAFEHIGPMSYPELQSMFDPLMPTGMQWYWKGDFVNQLSDEAITLHVQYGSQIPTLLSTMHLYPIDGAANRVGKNDTAFSFREAKWSMVMAGIDPEPVNAEKITNWAKEYWSALHPYTCGGAYVNFMMEEGQERVQATYRDNYERLVAIKNKYDPTNLFRVNQNIKPATA
- a CDS encoding alpha/beta fold hydrolase, with translation MPYANNQGIRIHYQVQGDGPPLTLHHGITQTWEDWQEKSYTKALSRDYQLILLDARGHGASDKPDDPAAYALPLRVGDVTAVLDDLNIRQAHFFGYSMGGWIGFGMAKYAPERLHSLIIGGAHPYEESMQPFREPMSKGMEGLVSFAEAMFGQWLTPAGKTRLISNDIEALMALAQDRDSIEDVLPTMTMPCLLFTGETDFRYAEIQECAKHMPNVTFVSFPECDHFAAMAKSDLVLPHITKFLEAVNQS
- a CDS encoding insulinase family protein, whose product is MNQLDCIYPVKVKKTATRLIVVLLLVLTLSWGLIPEVAWARSQTPPATQSSIQPYLDRVIKQLTEFRLDNGMKFLVLEHHQAPVVSFLTYADVGGVDEPNGKTGVAHFLEHLAFKGTTRIGTIDYKAEKPLLDRLDQLAAQIKSAKAAGNKDEVAKLTAEFEKVEAQAAKLVRQNDLGRIVEQAGGVGLNANTSSEATRYFYSFPANKLELWMSLESERFLEPVFREFYKEKDVILEERRLRVENSPIGMMIEKFNDAAFTVHPYRRPVIGYDEDIRNLTTEDVQQFFDTHYVPSNLTIAVVGDVNPAEVKKLAQIYFGRYKAKPKADEQIPAEPKQTQTREVTLKLKSQPWYLEGYHRPAITHPDNAVYDIIGRLLSDGRTSRLYKSLVEQQRLALSAQGFSGFPGDKYPNLMLFYALTAPGHTVDEVAVALRKEIDSLRTEPVSASELDRVKTQARAELLRSLDSNMGMAQQLLEYEVKTGSWRNLFKQLNELEAVTAADVQRIAKATFTPQNRTIGKLLSQ
- a CDS encoding TetR/AcrR family transcriptional regulator: MRVFNSPPPSEAQTRSRILQAARRLFASQGFDGTTTRDLAQAAGVAEGTLFRHFPNKKAILVEVATQGWVEILTDLLTELSEMGSYKAVAQVMRRRMWNMQKNADLMRVCFMEAQFHPDLRDRIQSEVIAKMTDVAEAFFQTAMDKGVYRKMDANLVAKVFLGMFAVAGFSHNTLMEPDASPQTMQQMAEGLADIFLNGVLVRD